TGCGGCCATTACAATTTTCTTATGTGGTGTTATAACTCCTGCGATGCATGTCATATAACAATCACCTTAGTTTGTTGTGCTCTAAAATTTAAGGAAGGTTGAACTATAATATTACAAAAAGGATAAAGGAGGTGATAATTTATGCCAGGTAAGAAGAAAGCCATACATGTTGTAGCGGATAAAAAAGGTGGGTGGAATACTAAAAAGGACAATGCTAAACGAGCTTCAAAACATTTTGACACTAAAGCTGAAGCTGGTAAAGCTGCTAAAGATCAGGGTCAGCGGGAGAAGACAGAAGTTATAACTCACAAGAAGAATGGACGTATTCAACGGCGTGAAAGTTATGGTAATGATCCATATCCACCAAAGGACAAGAAATAATCATATTTTTTCTCTTTTTTCACCTTATTCTTGGTATGGTTTCTAAATATTCCATGAATTCTTTGATTTCCCTTGACA
Above is a genomic segment from Methanobacterium formicicum containing:
- a CDS encoding DUF2188 domain-containing protein, whose protein sequence is MPGKKKAIHVVADKKGGWNTKKDNAKRASKHFDTKAEAGKAAKDQGQREKTEVITHKKNGRIQRRESYGNDPYPPKDKK